The following coding sequences are from one Oncorhynchus nerka isolate Pitt River linkage group LG6, Oner_Uvic_2.0, whole genome shotgun sequence window:
- the LOC115130235 gene encoding polyadenylate-binding protein 2-B-like isoform X2: MAEFGNGMDSGMTEESLLDSDPGHPELEDPGVGDEEPGLEEGEAAIEDPELEAIKARVREMEEEAEKLKELQNEVEKQMNLSPPPAGPVIMSIEEKMEADARSIYVGNVDYGATAEELEAHFHGCGSVNRVTILCDKFTGHPKGFAYIEFSDKESVRTAMALDESLFRGRQIKVGVKRTNRPGISTTDRGFPRARFRSRGGNFNPSRARYYSGYTPPRGRGRAFRGRGRTTSWYSPY, translated from the exons ATGGCGGAGTTCGGTAACGGAATGGACTCAGGGATGACGGAAGAATCCCTGCTGGACTCAGACCCAGGGCACCCAGAACTAGAAGACCCGGGTGTTGGCGATGAGGAACCTGGATTAGAGGAGGGAGAGGCCGCGATCGAGGACCCG gAGCTGGAGGCGATCAAAGCTCGGGTgcgagagatggaggaggaagcaGAAAAGCTGAAGGAGTTACAGAACGAGGTGGAGAAACAGATGAATCTTAGCCCTCCACCAG CCGGTCCCGTCATCATGTCCATCGAGGAGAAAATGGAAGCTGACGCGAGATCTATCTATGTTGGAAAC GTTGATTACGGCGCCACGGCGGAGGAGCTAGAAGCCCACTTTCACGGTTGCGGCTCCGTCAACAGAGTCACCATCCTGTGTGACAAGTTCACAGGGCATCCCAAAGG GTTTGCCTATATCGAGTTTTCAGACAAGGAGTCTGTGAGGACGGCCATGGCATTGGACGAGTCTCTGTTCAGAGGAAGGCAGATTAAG GTGGGTGTGAAGAGAACAAACAGGCCAGGTATCAGCACCACAGACCGCGGGTTTCCTCGGGCCCGCTTCCGCTCACGAGGAGGGAACTTCAACCCGTCGCGCGCACGTTACTACAGTGGCTACACACCGCCCAGAGGCAGAGGACGGGCCTTCAG